Genomic window (Candidatus Nitrosocosmicus franklandus):
TCATTTATGAAGTTATACGTGACATTTATGTAACCCGTTCAAACGACTCTGGAAAGGCTCAAAATTTCTTGCCTGCAGTACGAGTTAACGCTGATAACTGGTACATGAATGGATGTCCTAGTGCAGGTCCTGATCTTGGATTTGATAGTAAGGGGGTACTGCATGTAGGCTGGGTTACAGGAGGTTGGGAAATGCCCGGTACCTACTATGCAAATCCTACTACTACAGATAGCAGCCTGAATTTCAGTGAACCCCTGCCTATTTTGGTAGATAACTGGATGCCTACGAGCGAAATCAATCTTGGCGTCGATGGAAGAGATAATGTCTGGATGGCTACGACTGATGCTCGAGATGACAATTATTCCTATGCATTCCTCGCAGTTAAATCTGCTAACGGAGAATTGTTCAAAAATGGACAATTTGGGATCGGCCAAGATCCTGTCATATCGTCGGTAAAAACAATAACAGGAGTCGTCTGGAAGGATAATGACAATGTCAATCTAGCTATCTTGAAGCTACGGTAAATTTTGATTAGTAAATCATCTCTATCCATATTTGAAATGTCAAAAATACAATAGCCTTTATCCTTTCTCTCTTACAATTGTGAAATCCAGCAATAGTTGATCTTTTTACCACTTATCACAAAAGTCGTCAACAGCTACTTTTGTATTGTTGATGTTATTACTGTTTATAAAAACCAAATCCACAAATTTGAATATCTTGCTACAGAACAGTTATTAATGACCATAAAATAGTTGATTCTCTATATTAATACTAGCTCTTGTAGTTATGAAACTACAAAAGAAATAGTCTGTATTCATTTTGATTCATAAAGTTATGACATTCGAAGAATGTACAAGAATTCATATATATTTTCTTTGGACACTATCGAAATGAAATTTTCTATGGCTAAAGCTGCCTTACTGTCTACGTGCTTTATTCTGATACTGCTTTTAGGAGGAAGTCAAACGTCTCAAACATTTGCACAACAACAACAACCGCAAACTAATGATACTACAAACGACTACGTGTCATTAATTGTTGATGGTGACGGTTCACATGGAGCCGATTTGTTTGTAGATCCAAATACCAATCAAATCTATGTTACGTATATAAAAACTGAGAATGATAGCTCAGATTTATACTTTACAAAAACCATTGATGAAAACTTTACACTTTCTGAACCTGTTAGGGTAAATGATAAACCTGGAGATGTTATGTGGGATGGCAGAGTACCACCACAAATTGAAGTTACTGATAATGGTACTATCTATACACTATGGGTATCCTCAAAAGAGGCACCTGCATTTGCTCCACATGGGTTTAGAACGCTAAAGATGGCTTATTCGTTAGATGGTGGGGAGACATTTACACCTGCGGTCAATGTAACAAACAAAGACGATGCTACCCAAGCAAAGGCTTTTCAAACATTTGACATTGGAAATGATGGCAAGATATATGTTGGATCATTAAATTACGATGCTCAAATATTAGAAAATGGAACAATTATTTCTACAGATGAAGAAAATGGGACCCAGGCTAGCATAGCTGTATCAACAGATGGCGGAAAGACTTTCAACCCCACACTAAATATAGACAAATTTGCTTGTGAATGTTGTAATGTAAATGTACTAGCTGCTTCTAGCGGTGATGTATATGTTTCATGGAGGGACAAATTTCCAGTTGCACCAAACACTAACCCACAAGTAGATCCTGTCGTAAGAGATATGGTTGTAGCACGTTCTTCTGATGGTGGTATGACCTTTGATTTACCAAATAAGATAGCAAATGATAGTTTTGTATTTGGTGGGTGCGTGCATGTAGGAGCACCAATGGTAGAAGACAGTAAAGGTAACATACATGTAGTCTGGTATACGGGAGCCGAAGATCATCCTGGAATCTACTACGCATATTCTACTGATAAGGCTGCATCTTTTAGTAAACCACTTCCGGTATTAACCGGAGACTGGGTACCTCCTCTACGATCCGATATAGCCGTGGATAACGAAGACAACATTTGGATTACTTGGGAGGACTCATTTGGACTAACTGCACTGGATGAAAAATGGGTATTTGAAAATACATCCGCGATGATACATTTGGGAAAAATTGAAAATGGTACTTTAGTTAATTATCCGCCAGTCAATTCTGAGAACGGTCGTGAGCCTTCCATCGGCACGGGCAATAATTTAGTTGCCGTACTTTGGAACGGTGACGATTCAGTCAATATGTCGATACTGAGACCAGATGAACTAACGAGTTAAATCCATTGGAGATGAAAAAGGGAAATATAGACAAATGACTCTCTCAATTCTTTCTTTTTATTCATTAATTACCTTCTTTTCTTTTATGTTGCTTTTGAACACAAACACTTTGAATGCAGATGAAAATGAAGTCGTAAATTTAATTGCATTTGGCCAAACTACGGCATCAACACAAGCTGATGATAATAATCAACCTAATCAAGCTATTCCAAAGGAACGTATAAAAGGATATGAAGCTTTGTCTTTAGAAAACGGAAAACCCATTACAATATCAAATGTTACTGGCAAAGTGATAATATTGAATTCGTGGGCCACATGGTGTATCCCTTGCAGAGAAGAAATGCCAGGACTACAACAGCTATATGAAGAATATAAGGGCAGCGGTCTAGAAATCATTGGTGTAAGCGTTGATAGTTTTGGAATGGAAAATAGGATTAAACTCTTTACTGAGCAAATGGGTATAACATATCCGATTTGGCATGATCCAAATGACTTCTTTACTAGGACATTCAAAGCTATTGGAGTACCAGAATCGTATTTAATCGATGGTAATGGGAACCTATATCATCAATGGAAAGGTCAATTCAATCCTATATCTGATAACACAAAAGCTTTGGTAGAAGATGCGCTTTCAAAAGTAGCTCCAACATTTACATCATCAAGGACAATTTCTAGTTCAACTAATTCTACTACAGATCTTGGTTCATCAGGTTCTACCAGTATTGAAAGATCTACTTCTGTCGAAAGTGACATTACCACAATAGGGATACCCGTAGCATTCGCTGCTGGTCTATTGAGTTTTCTGTCGCCATGTATTTTACCGATAATTCCAAGCTTTGTTGCCTTCATTACGGGTATGAGTTCTGACGAGTTGTTGAATAGGAACAATAAGAAAAGAAATGAAGGAAGCTCATCAAGAGTAGGTGAATCTTATGACAGTTTGGGTTCTGATATTCACAACAGGATTGATTCAAAGACCGCTTCATCTGGTGTAGGAGAAGAATTAGAAAAACAAGAATCCGTTCACAAGAGGACATCCATAAAGTCAACTACCTTTCTAAGAGGATGCTTGTTTATTCTTGGATTCTCCTTGGTTTTTGTAGCTTTAGGAGCTTCCATTACGGCAATCGGATCTGCATTTCACGAGTATAGCCGATGGATTGAAATCATAGGTGGAATTATGATTATATTATTTGGACTTAATCTTCTTGGGATTTTAAAGATACCTGGAACTCAAAGGGATCGAGGATACAAATTCACAAAGAGACCTGCTGGACACATTGGCTCTTTGTTAATAGGAATGGGATTTGGAGCAGGCTGGACTCCGTGTATTGGGCCGATACTTGCTAGTATATTGACGATTGCAGCTGTAACTACATCAATGTACGAAGGAATACTGCTGTTGACTGTCTATTCAGCCGGATTGGCTATTCCATTTCTAATATCCGCACTAGCAATTGACAAATATCTCGTGACTTACAAGAAATTAACTAAGTATATGCCATGGATTCACAGGATAAGCGTTGCGCTCTTAATAATTATGGGGATTCTATTACTCTCTGGATATCTAACTCTGGTCACAACCTCTTTGGCAGGAACATTTCCAATGTTAGGTTAGGTTAGAAAATTTACTAACTATATTTCATTCAACTCCATTGTTGGCTCGCACGACATAAAGGAATATAATTGAATTTGGTTATTCTTTTATCATATCCTTATCTCTATAGTTTTGATAATCTATTTCAAAAGCATTTGTTCTAGGTTTGTACTTTAGACCATATACAAAAATATTCTGATCAACAATTGTAATTCGAATATATGATATATCAAAAGAAGAGATATCAAACGGACCCGGTCGGTTTAGTATAGATATATTACGAGTCCGATTTGTCAAGTAGGTTGCTTTAAACTGGTTGTAATATTCTGTATTATTAATTGACATAGGTAATCGATCATCTAAAAAACAACTGCAAATATTTATTCGGAATCATGTTTAAGATGTGATAAAATTTCTATTAGTTTGTGCATAGGTTATTTTTTAGATTCTTATCATTATATTTAACACGGGATCAATCGAATTCGTTGTATTATATTATAATAGTTTCTAGATTATGTGAAAAATATGGTCGACGATGTCGATGACAAACGAAAAACTGATCGCTCACAGCAGTATCTTGCAAACGAAAGGACATTTCTATCGTGGGTAAGGACTAGTATTGCGCTGATAGGCCTTGGATTCATAATATCCAAATTTGGTTACTTTTTGACAGAATTTCGAATTATAATTTATCGATATTCAGTAGACTAGCCTGAATTAAATCCATACCAAATCCCATCTTCAATCGATCAATTATCTAATTGGATTGGAATCGCTACTATATCTTTAGCGATTGTATTGATATTGTTTGCATTGAAGAACTATCTCATTACACACAAATCAATAAAGACGCAAACCTACTTACCAAATCTTACGTTAATTTATTTTACAACTGCAATAATTATACTTTTGAGCATATTTGTTTTTATATATCTATTACTTGTTTAGTTCAGGCCATCTCACAATTCATTTATTTTTCTGCAAGATCCATTTTTATATACTTTGCATTTGGATCGAAACCGTGTATGTCAACTTTTGATCCCAATCAGTTTAAGGAAGGTCAACGTCAAGGTTGGAATAATGTAGCAGATGGATGGCTAAAGTGGTGGAATATAACCGAGACAGCAGGTAAAAGTCTCACTAAACGGTTGATAGAACTTGCAGGGATAAAACAAGGTTCAAAGATTCTTGATATAGCCACTGGTATAGGAGAACCATCTATAACAGCAGCACAACTAGTAGGGGAAAATGGACATGTATTGGCCATAGATATATCCCCTCAAATGCTGGCAGTTGCAAAACAGAGGTCTATATCTATGGGTTTACAAGATGTGATGGATTTCAGGGAAGGGGATGCAGAAACTATTAACTTGCCATCTTCCACCTTTGACGCAGCTCTCTGTAGATTTGGCCTCATGTTTTTACCTAACGTCAAAGCAGGATTATCAAACATTCACAATTCATTGGTAAATGACGGAATATTTGCTGCAGCGGTTTGGGCTTCTCCTGATAAGGTTCCGTTTATTTCACTACCTTTTAATGTATTATTGAAGGAAACTAACAGCCCGCCACCTCCAATGAATGCACCTGGTCCTTTCAGTCTATCTGATGAAAAATTACTAAAAGAATATATTAACAGCTCGGGATTCAAAGATGTTACTATTGAAAGACAGGATATGATCTTTAACTTCAAGTCAGCAGAAGAATTTACAAATTTTGTATGTGAAACAGCGTCTCCAGTTCAGGTAATACTATCCAAGCAATCAGAAGAAAGAAGAAAAAAGTTACTGCAAGCTATAACTGAAGCAGCAGTAAATAGCAATGTTGATAAAAATTCAGGTTCAATAAGTTTTAGTAACGAAGTCATATGTATTGTAGGAACAAAACAATAGCAAATAACATTGGAGGATAATTTAATACAAGAAATTAGTCAGAGTAAAAATATGTTCTTCTAGATATGTTCTTATCAAAGGATCGATTAACGTATTCCATAGATTCGTTTTCAGTCAACTGATTCATCTCACAATTTATAACAAGCATTGCTAGTATCAGTTTTTTCTTCTCACTGAATTGAGGCACACTACAATAAAAAAAAGAACAAGATATAAATTTTGACTCTTGATCTTAGTATACAAATCTGTGTTTCTGTTCTTCAGTATATCAAGTCTCATTGGATATGTTCCTTTACGCAATGCAGTATTTAATGACAACTTTATTAAATAATTTGGGTTGAAATCGAGTCTTCTTATTTTATTGCATTTTGACAATCATTCTGCTAATACACTATAAGTATAAGTCATTCTTTTGATGTTCATTAAATACGGAGACAAAATCAAATAATAGAGCTTGTTTCCACTACAAAAGCAGATCATCTTTGATCTTTCTAGAGCAAAATATCACTTTTGGATCACTAATGTACTTTATAAACTAAGATCTGTACAGTTTTTGTAAATTACTGCTATATTTTAGATATATTTATCAATATAATGTAATTATCCTAGCTAATTAAACAAAAGTTTTATTTAACCAACTCATCAAATTATTATTGAAGTCAATAAATACCACTTCAGATGAATTATTTAGATTTTTTGTAAGAAGAATGCCTGAGAAACATATTTCTAATAAAATGAAAAAATTAGTATTAGAACCTTATATTCAGGAGTTATCTATTCCAATTATAAGAGTAAACGATGAAAATAAAGTTAATAATCAAAGAATAATAAATCAGATTACAAAATTAGAAGACGACATTATAGAAGATTTTGTTCAAGATAAAGATATTGCAACACAAATTGACAATCATAAAAACTTTAGAGAGAAAATAAAAGCTAATATGGATCAAAGAATTGATAGAGTAAATACAATAATAGACCATTTTATAAAATCCGAAAAATTTGTATCAGATTTGCAAAAATTAAAAGTAAAAGAAATAGAGAACTTTGTATCTTGGATCATTTCCAATATCAATAGTGATATCTCCAATAGTAAAAAATTAGAAATAGATGACTACAAAAAAAAGATTACTGAAATATTCTCTAGATCAGTTGAGGATTTTATAAACTCTGAAGAATTTCAACAAGATAAATCTAGTATCTATAACAGCATTTTATCATCTAGTTTTATCGATTCGGCTAGTTCGACCTTAAGAGACAACCTTTTTATGTTAGCAAAAATCATAAATTTTATAGAACAGATAGGAAAAGGTGATCCATTACTAATATCCGAAAAGGGATTGGAAAATCCATTAGATATAGAGATTGTATTTCCTACAAAAATTTTTGATGATGGTAATGATTCAAACATAGTCAGCCAGTATCAGGATTTTGAAGATTTTATTGTAGAAAAAATAAATGTAAAGGCACAGGTTAAAAAATTACGGGATTTAAAACATACGAGAAAATCATTGTCAAACATTGAAGATAATCAATTAAAGTTAATAAGTTCAAAACAACAACAACCAAACAAAGATTCAAAAATAACAGCGACAGTTGATAGAGATTCAAATTTGACAGCAAATATAGTAGATGAAGAAGATGAGGAGGAGGAGAAAATAGGAGGAGAATTGGATTTGGTTCTAACAGAGGAAACAATAAAAAATTTGGATGATGTTTCTAAAAATACATTAAAAGAAGAAAACATTCCGTTTACCAATTTTTCTATGACTACCACTAGCTCCAAAATAGGAAAAAGAGTAAAGGAAGTTAATCGTATACTCTATCCTAAAATAGGAAAAGAAATTTTCAAAGATCCAGATGATATACTTGAATCCATCAATAAGGATGTATTAAATCGAAAAGTAGTAGCAAAACCAATAGGTCATTCTTTGAATTTAGATCAGCTAACGGCAGATTTAGATACCATACAGAAATTCCCAAAGTTTGTATCTGGAATAGGTGATTTAAAGAAGGTCAAGGATAAAATAGTCAGATATACTTATGGAGAAATAGCCCACGTAGAGAATATTTTAACAGGTGAATTAAAAGAAAGAGTGCATAAAAAACTTACCAAGACAGAAGAAACTATAACAGTTGAAGAAAAAACAACAGAGGACATTACAAACCATCTTGAATCAACTGAAAGATTTGAATTAAAAAAAACATCAAATGAAGTAATAGAAACAGAAAATAAAATTGATTTTGGAGTAAAAATTACTGCGGGATATGGACCATTCTTTGAAGCAACATCATATTTTGATATGGGAATAGGAACCTCTACAAAGGAATCTAACGATTTATCATCTACTTATTCTAAAAATGTCATTGATAAGAGCATCTCAAAAATTCAACGAGTGATGTCAGAAAAAAGAGTTACAACAATAACTCAACAAATTGAAGAGATCAATACTCATAAACTTGACAATACGACAAGAGACTTTAATGTACATGGTGTTTATCAATGGTTGGATAAAATCTACTGCGGTGAGTTATATGTTTATGATAAACGCTTATTGTTGGAGTTTATAATACCTGAACCCGCAAGGTTTTATAAGGCGATATTTAGACAAAATAAAATTCAAGCTATCGATTTAATGAACAGTAACATAATTATCCCTCCAAAACCAGAAGAATTTCTCACACTAGCAGAGTACGAAGAAGACAACAAACCCAAAATCATAACACCAGAAGATATTACTGAAGATAGTTATATGACATATGCTTCTTGGTATGATGCAGAGGTGAGCCCACCTCCTTCAAAATACATTTGGCTTGCTGAAACATTTAAACAAGATGAATTTATAAAAACAAAAGAAACAGATACAGAAAGTGTATCTAGCTACGTAGCAGAGAGAAAGGTACCAATTCCAGAAGGATATAAAAGGATAGCATGGTGGTACGAATCTGAGGGAAATTCGCTTGATGAAAATAAAGATTTTGATGTCCGCCTGAGACCAAAATTTTCTCAAGGTGACGAAGTAGAAGGGACAGTCGGAATTATAATCGATACTCGTCACTATCTCTCCTATGCGGTTGTAGTAAATATACGATTAAAAAGAACGGATAATTTATTTGATAAATGGCAGTATAATACCTGGCTTAAGATTCATGAAGCCTATTTGAATAAAATGGCGTTATATGAATCGAAAATGTCCGAAAAGGCAATTGCGGAAGGAATCGAGATAGTTGGAAATAATCCGTTATTTAATCGAGAAACTGAAAAGGTGGAGTTAAAGAAGTCCGCAATAATGATACTTACAGAGAACCATCTTGTAACAGATGGTGCATATTACAAAAACAAAGTTGGGGACTATAAATATCCCTACCTAAATTTTAAGACAGCAGAAAAACTGGGTAAGCAGATTCAGTTCTTTGAACAGTCAGTAGAATGGCATAACATACTATATATTTTTTATTCATATTTTTGGGGAAAACATAAATACTGGGTAGAAAATCTGTTTCGTAATGACGTAGATCCACTTTTTAATAATTTCTTAAAAGCAGGAGCAGCAAGAGTGGTCGTCCCAGTAAGGCCAGGGTTTGAAAAAGCCATTTTATATTTTCTAAAAACAAAAATAATCTGGGAAGGAAAAGATGTTCCCGTTATTAATGAACCTATGTACTTGGATATAGTAGAAGAGATGAAAGAAAAACTCGATGTGCTAAACTATGATGGAATACTTCAGGATTCTTGGGAGTATAAAGTTCCTACGTCTTTAGTATATCTTAGAAATAATGATCTTAGTGACAGTGAAGATAATCTTCCAAGCTGGCAAGGATGCAATGATATGGATAATAACATACCAGAACCAGAGGGATAAATTTTGGTAAGTAATGCTTTTATTCATTGCTACTGGTGAAATTGATTGACAAAGTTATTTTGATTTTTTTGATTTTCCCAAAACAGGTTGAATCAAAATATAAAAATCAGCACGTAAATCCCTAAATCTTATTGTTATAGTTGCAGGAAACATGGCATCCCGAAGTTGAATGAGATCTCTAGATCTATTATAACCTACTACAGCAAAAGCATGATTGGCATTTAATTCTTGTTCGCCTTGGACACCAGGAATTGTTACCAGTGTTGTAGTATTTGGGAGGGTTGCAACTATGGTTGGTAGTTCATTATGTCTTTGTAATCTTGATCTTAAAACTCGATCTGTTGTTAAAGTGGGTAAGTCAAAATTTCCTACATCTCTTTCTTCTCTCCAGTCGGGATGATGCCTTATAACAAATTGTAGAGCTGGCCCGACAACATCTTCCATTGCTTTTTCTGGGGTTATGTCATGCCAAAGATTTTGATAAGTTCTTTGAAATCTCACATCGCCTCTTATTTCTTGAATACCGCCAGTAGTAGGATATTTGCCGTATATGGCTACATATGCCTTTTCAATTATTGAGGGCCATAGATTTCCATTTATGGAACTTGCATAATAAAGCTCTCCATTTATTG
Coding sequences:
- a CDS encoding sialidase family protein, with amino-acid sequence MKFSMAKAALLSTCFILILLLGGSQTSQTFAQQQQPQTNDTTNDYVSLIVDGDGSHGADLFVDPNTNQIYVTYIKTENDSSDLYFTKTIDENFTLSEPVRVNDKPGDVMWDGRVPPQIEVTDNGTIYTLWVSSKEAPAFAPHGFRTLKMAYSLDGGETFTPAVNVTNKDDATQAKAFQTFDIGNDGKIYVGSLNYDAQILENGTIISTDEENGTQASIAVSTDGGKTFNPTLNIDKFACECCNVNVLAASSGDVYVSWRDKFPVAPNTNPQVDPVVRDMVVARSSDGGMTFDLPNKIANDSFVFGGCVHVGAPMVEDSKGNIHVVWYTGAEDHPGIYYAYSTDKAASFSKPLPVLTGDWVPPLRSDIAVDNEDNIWITWEDSFGLTALDEKWVFENTSAMIHLGKIENGTLVNYPPVNSENGREPSIGTGNNLVAVLWNGDDSVNMSILRPDELTS
- a CDS encoding YidH family protein, with translation MVDDVDDKRKTDRSQQYLANERTFLSWVRTSIALIGLGFIISKFGYFLTEFRIIIYRYSVD
- a CDS encoding class I SAM-dependent methyltransferase, whose amino-acid sequence is MSTFDPNQFKEGQRQGWNNVADGWLKWWNITETAGKSLTKRLIELAGIKQGSKILDIATGIGEPSITAAQLVGENGHVLAIDISPQMLAVAKQRSISMGLQDVMDFREGDAETINLPSSTFDAALCRFGLMFLPNVKAGLSNIHNSLVNDGIFAAAVWASPDKVPFISLPFNVLLKETNSPPPPMNAPGPFSLSDEKLLKEYINSSGFKDVTIERQDMIFNFKSAEEFTNFVCETASPVQVILSKQSEERRKKLLQAITEAAVNSNVDKNSGSISFSNEVICIVGTKQ
- a CDS encoding cytochrome c biogenesis protein CcdA — encoded protein: MTLSILSFYSLITFFSFMLLLNTNTLNADENEVVNLIAFGQTTASTQADDNNQPNQAIPKERIKGYEALSLENGKPITISNVTGKVIILNSWATWCIPCREEMPGLQQLYEEYKGSGLEIIGVSVDSFGMENRIKLFTEQMGITYPIWHDPNDFFTRTFKAIGVPESYLIDGNGNLYHQWKGQFNPISDNTKALVEDALSKVAPTFTSSRTISSSTNSTTDLGSSGSTSIERSTSVESDITTIGIPVAFAAGLLSFLSPCILPIIPSFVAFITGMSSDELLNRNNKKRNEGSSSRVGESYDSLGSDIHNRIDSKTASSGVGEELEKQESVHKRTSIKSTTFLRGCLFILGFSLVFVALGASITAIGSAFHEYSRWIEIIGGIMIILFGLNLLGILKIPGTQRDRGYKFTKRPAGHIGSLLIGMGFGAGWTPCIGPILASILTIAAVTTSMYEGILLLTVYSAGLAIPFLISALAIDKYLVTYKKLTKYMPWIHRISVALLIIMGILLLSGYLTLVTTSLAGTFPMLG